One window from the genome of Panthera leo isolate Ple1 chromosome D3, P.leo_Ple1_pat1.1, whole genome shotgun sequence encodes:
- the CRYBB2 gene encoding beta-crystallin B2, translated as MASDHQTQAGKPQPLNPKIIIFEQENFQGHSHELSGPCPNLKETGVEKAGSVLVQAGPWVGYEQANCKGEQFVFEKGEYPRWDSWTSSRRTDSLSSLRPIKVDSQEHKIILYENPNFTGKKMEIIDDDVPSFHAHGYQEKVSSVRVQSGTWVGYQYPGYRGLQYLLEKGDYKDSGDFGAPHPQVQSVRRIRDMQWHQRGAFHPSN; from the exons ATGGCCTCAGACCACCAGACCCAAGCGGGCAAGCCACAGCCCCTCAACCCCAAG ATCATCATCTTTGAGCAAGAGAACTTCCAGGGCCACTCGCACGAGCTCAGCGGGCCCTGCCCCAACCTGAAGGAGACTGGCGTGGAGAAGGCAGGCTCCGTCCTGGTGCAGGCTGGACC CTGGGTGGGCTACGAACAAGCCAACTGCAAGGGTGAGCAGTTTGTGTTCGAGAAGGGCGAGTACCCCCGCTGGGACTCATGGACCAGCAGTCGGAGGACGGACTCCCTCAGCTCCCTGAGGCCCATCAAAGTG GACAGCCAAGAGCACAAGATCATCCTCTATGAAAACCCCAACTTCACGGGGAAGAAGATGGAAATCATAGACGATGATGTGCCCAGCTTCCACGCCCACGGCTACCAGGAGAAGGTGTCGTCGGTGCGCGTGCAGAGTGGCAC GTGGGTCGGCTACCAGTACCCCGGCTACCGCGGGCTGCAGTACCTGCTGGAGAAGGGAGACTACAAGGACAGCGGTGACTTtggggctccccacccccaggtgcaGTCCGTGCGCCGCATCCGCGACATGCAGTGGCACCAACGGGGCGCCTTCCACCCCTCCAACTAG